A genomic window from Gemmatimonadota bacterium includes:
- a CDS encoding nucleotidyltransferase domain-containing protein: MTTLTIRGVPEELHEQLRDRAAGNRRSLNSEVLVILERALLGSPREGERPGDSLPPPPPAGDIKRILNDHRQDLRALGVRRIGLFGSVLRGTAGADSDADVLVEFDPAQKTYDRFAALASLLERLLGRPVDLVTTEGLSPFIGPRNLEEAEFVAVGA, translated from the coding sequence ATGACGACGCTGACGATTCGGGGTGTGCCCGAGGAACTGCACGAGCAGCTCAGAGACCGGGCGGCGGGCAACCGGCGCAGCCTGAATTCCGAGGTCCTGGTCATCCTCGAACGAGCACTCCTTGGCTCGCCCCGGGAGGGCGAGCGGCCCGGCGACTCTCTGCCTCCGCCGCCCCCGGCGGGCGACATCAAACGCATCCTCAACGATCACCGCCAGGATCTGCGTGCGCTGGGGGTGCGCCGAATCGGCCTGTTCGGGTCGGTCCTGCGCGGGACCGCCGGAGCTGACAGCGACGCCGACGTGCTGGTGGAGTTCGATCCGGCGCAGAAGACGTACGACCGCTTCGCGGCGCTCGCTTCCCTTCTGGAGCGGTTGCTCGGCCGGCCCGTCGACCTGGTCACGACCGAGGGGCTGAGCCCCTTCATCGGTCCTCGGAACCTCGAGGAGGCGGAGTTTGTCGCGGTCGGCGCGTGA